In Caproicibacterium amylolyticum, a genomic segment contains:
- the mnmE gene encoding tRNA uridine-5-carboxymethylaminomethyl(34) synthesis GTPase MnmE, with translation MHTIAAISTPQASGGIGIVRISGDNARTVAGKVFSSVSGKKLDEIAGYTSLFGSVHDDEGTFDQCVAANYRAPKSYTGEDVVELSCHGGLYLLRRLLNACIAAGAVLAQPGEFTRRAYLNGKMDLTQAESVMELISAQGKGAARAARAGQEGRLHDKICAAQEQLTAAASHLAAWADFPEENVPEVESGTLGTQLKEVQQKLRELLSGFDTGRVLREGVDTVIAGRPNVGKSTLMNLLAGCEKSIVTSYAGTTRDVVEDTVLLGGIPLRLADTAGLRDTSDPVEQLGVLRSRSRVEAAQLVLAVFDSSEPLREEDQQFIEMLGDTPAIAVINKNDLQSRIDNSYIQSKFKQIVYISALQGSGLKELQNAVQQVLHLQSIDPTSGVLFTQRQQAAAQRALAAVNEALEALENGMTLDAVTVCVEDAISALLELTGENVSETVVNQVFETFCVGK, from the coding sequence ATGCACACCATAGCAGCCATCAGCACACCGCAGGCATCAGGCGGAATCGGCATTGTGCGGATTTCCGGTGATAATGCGCGTACCGTAGCGGGTAAGGTCTTTTCATCTGTGTCTGGTAAAAAACTGGACGAAATTGCGGGCTATACATCCCTGTTTGGCTCTGTACATGATGATGAGGGTACATTTGACCAATGTGTAGCGGCAAATTACCGTGCACCTAAAAGCTATACGGGTGAAGATGTAGTGGAGCTTTCCTGCCATGGCGGTTTGTATCTGCTTCGGCGGCTGCTGAATGCCTGCATTGCCGCAGGGGCGGTGCTGGCGCAGCCAGGTGAATTTACACGGCGCGCCTACCTGAATGGAAAGATGGACCTAACACAGGCGGAGTCGGTTATGGAATTGATTTCCGCACAGGGAAAAGGTGCCGCCCGCGCCGCTCGTGCTGGGCAGGAGGGCAGACTGCACGATAAAATCTGCGCGGCTCAGGAACAGCTGACGGCTGCCGCCTCTCACTTGGCGGCATGGGCAGACTTTCCGGAAGAAAATGTGCCGGAAGTTGAGAGTGGCACACTGGGCACACAGCTGAAAGAAGTACAGCAAAAGCTGAGGGAACTGCTTTCGGGGTTTGATACCGGCAGGGTACTGCGCGAGGGCGTTGATACGGTTATTGCGGGCAGACCCAATGTTGGCAAAAGCACGCTGATGAATCTGCTGGCCGGTTGCGAAAAAAGCATAGTTACTTCCTACGCCGGCACCACCCGTGATGTTGTGGAGGATACCGTTTTGCTGGGCGGGATTCCACTGCGTCTGGCGGATACCGCCGGATTGCGGGATACCAGCGACCCGGTGGAACAGCTTGGTGTACTGCGCAGCCGCAGCCGCGTGGAAGCGGCACAACTGGTGCTGGCAGTGTTTGATTCCTCGGAACCACTGCGGGAGGAAGACCAGCAGTTTATTGAAATGCTGGGTGATACACCTGCCATTGCAGTTATTAACAAAAATGATTTGCAAAGCAGAATAGACAATTCGTATATTCAATCAAAATTTAAACAAATTGTATATATTAGCGCTTTACAAGGAAGTGGATTGAAGGAACTGCAAAATGCGGTACAGCAGGTGCTGCATTTGCAATCTATTGATCCAACTTCCGGCGTACTGTTTACGCAGAGACAGCAGGCGGCGGCACAACGTGCCCTGGCTGCGGTTAATGAGGCACTGGAAGCACTGGAAAATGGTATGACACTGGATGCGGTGACTGTTTGTGTGGAGGATGCCATTTCGGCGCTTTTGGAGCTGACCGGTGAAAATGTTTCGGAAACGGTAGTAAACCAGGTGTTTGAAACGTTTTGTGTGGGGAAGTAA